One Nonomuraea angiospora DNA segment encodes these proteins:
- a CDS encoding ROK family protein: protein MEHDRPVLSLDIGGTKLAAGVVTGDGRIHGWQVTPTLREEGPLPVLARLFDLGRKSVAEAGRPEVAAVGISCGGPLDAAAGVLECPPHLPGWIDVPVGPMAAREFGVPAALENDATAATLGEFRYGAGLGTATMLYLTISTGVGGGSVIGGRLHRGAAGNGGELGHVMVRPGGRRCSCGRLGCLEAYASGTAIAQRAREALAAGRASSLSAIELPTAEDVFHATEAGDALATEVWNETTWALGSAITDLVNAFEPELVVLGGGVTRSGARLLDPVRVAVARDAMPPAARTARIELSRLGAGVGVVGAGAVAHDLLASGKSHA from the coding sequence ATGGAGCACGATCGTCCCGTTCTGTCACTGGACATCGGCGGCACCAAGCTCGCCGCGGGTGTGGTCACGGGCGACGGACGGATCCACGGCTGGCAGGTCACCCCCACCCTCAGGGAGGAGGGGCCGCTGCCGGTCCTGGCCAGGCTGTTCGACCTGGGCAGGAAGTCCGTCGCCGAGGCCGGGCGGCCCGAGGTGGCAGCCGTCGGCATCTCCTGCGGCGGGCCGCTGGACGCCGCGGCCGGCGTGCTGGAATGCCCGCCGCACCTGCCGGGCTGGATCGACGTCCCGGTGGGCCCCATGGCGGCGCGGGAGTTCGGCGTGCCCGCCGCGCTTGAGAACGATGCCACGGCCGCCACCCTCGGCGAGTTCCGGTACGGCGCGGGCCTCGGCACCGCCACGATGCTCTACCTCACGATCTCGACGGGCGTCGGCGGCGGGTCCGTCATCGGCGGCCGCCTGCACCGGGGCGCCGCCGGCAACGGCGGCGAGCTGGGACACGTCATGGTCCGGCCGGGCGGGCGCAGGTGCTCGTGCGGCCGTCTCGGCTGCCTGGAGGCGTACGCGTCCGGCACCGCGATCGCCCAGCGCGCCCGCGAGGCCCTCGCCGCCGGCCGCGCCTCGTCCCTCTCCGCGATCGAGCTCCCGACGGCCGAGGACGTCTTCCACGCCACCGAGGCCGGTGACGCGCTCGCGACCGAGGTGTGGAACGAGACCACATGGGCGCTCGGCAGCGCGATCACGGATCTGGTGAACGCGTTCGAGCCGGAGCTCGTCGTCCTCGGCGGGGGCGTGACCCGTTCCGGCGCCCGGCTCCTCGATCCCGTCCGCGTGGCCGTCGCCCGGGACGCCATGCCTCCCGCCGCCCGCACCGCCCGCATCGAGCTGTCCCGGCTCGGAGCCGGCGTCGGCGTCGTGGGCGCCGGCGCCGTGGCCCACGACCTTCTTGCCTCAGGGAAGTCCCATGCCTGA
- a CDS encoding LacI family DNA-binding transcriptional regulator: protein MTTERQSPLSRSRRPTIKDVAEAAGVSRSTVSRALTGRGYAASDVRERVLRAAAELGYVPDVMARTLKQQVSRSVGVLVSDLRNPFYAELAAGASREARERGYTMVLADTSLSAGTESEAAEALVALRVAGAIVTPNSPAVSTYLNSHGIPVVEVDRQFAAGSTDGVVVGNRVGARTATAHLVELGHRRIALFIDETDWTTGYERYHGYLEALGAADIKVDPDLVVASGWDVADSRRRALDMLSGPDRPTAVFAANNVLAEGVWRAIGELGLRAPEEISLVAFDDAPWMSMVSPQVSAVAQDTFNLGATAVRRLDERIEMPDADSVTTVLGVRLVVRESTAPPPTI, encoded by the coding sequence ATGACCACAGAGCGGCAAAGCCCTCTCAGCCGTTCCCGGCGGCCCACGATCAAGGACGTGGCGGAGGCCGCCGGAGTCTCGCGCTCCACCGTCTCGCGGGCCCTGACCGGGCGCGGCTACGCCGCCAGCGACGTACGCGAGCGCGTCCTGAGGGCGGCGGCCGAGCTCGGCTACGTGCCCGACGTGATGGCCCGCACGCTCAAACAGCAGGTGAGCAGGTCGGTCGGCGTGCTGGTGAGCGACCTGCGCAACCCGTTCTACGCGGAGCTGGCCGCGGGGGCCAGCAGGGAGGCCCGCGAGCGCGGCTACACGATGGTGCTGGCGGACACGAGCCTGTCGGCCGGGACGGAGAGCGAGGCCGCCGAGGCGCTCGTCGCGCTCAGGGTGGCCGGGGCGATCGTGACGCCCAACTCCCCGGCCGTGTCCACCTATCTCAACTCCCACGGCATCCCGGTCGTCGAGGTGGACCGGCAGTTCGCGGCGGGCTCCACCGACGGCGTCGTGGTCGGCAACCGCGTCGGCGCCCGCACCGCCACCGCCCACCTGGTCGAGCTGGGCCATCGCAGGATCGCGCTGTTCATCGACGAGACCGACTGGACCACCGGCTACGAGCGCTACCACGGCTACCTGGAGGCGCTCGGCGCGGCCGACATCAAGGTCGATCCCGACCTGGTCGTCGCGTCGGGCTGGGACGTGGCCGACTCGCGGCGCCGGGCGCTCGACATGCTGTCGGGGCCAGACCGGCCCACGGCCGTCTTCGCCGCCAACAACGTGCTCGCCGAGGGCGTGTGGCGAGCGATCGGCGAGCTCGGGCTGCGCGCGCCCGAGGAGATCAGCCTCGTGGCCTTCGACGACGCGCCGTGGATGAGCATGGTCTCGCCCCAGGTCAGCGCCGTCGCCCAGGACACGTTCAACCTGGGCGCGACCGCCGTGCGCAGGCTGGATGAGCGCATCGAGATGCCGGACGCCGACTCGGTCACCACCGTGCTGGGGGTGCGGCTCGTCGTCCGCGAATCCACCGCACCGCCCCCCACGATCTGA
- a CDS encoding MBL fold metallo-hydrolase: MTEVVPGVFRIADTCNVYVIAAPVGGEERTGIAVDFGSGRVLDLLDELGLDRLTDVLMTHHHRDQAQGLHRAVEAGVRVHVPPVERELFERVDEMWAGRQLSNDYDLRDDRFSLLDPVPVDGVVPEYRTANYGGIDVRVLPTPGHTPGSVTYIVGQVAFTGDLIYAPGKVWSLAATQWSYTENEGPAMVILSSELLRREEVGVLLPSHGEPMTDPQDALERLSTAMQRYVDFRRPHPWDVKGLLANPFVQVTSHLLMNRSSQSYSYVLLSESGAAMVFDFGYDMTTGLVHNTSRAARRPWLASLPALREHYGVTSVEVALPTHYHDDHVAGMPLLRDVEGTEIWAPAHIAPILATPLHHDLPCQWFEPIPADRVLGLGETVRWREYEITVHDLPGHTLFAAAYEFEVDGHRVLVTGDQQDGMGIPDERQEILNFQYKNRFQIEDYRKSAALYRRLRPDLMVSGHWRPRWVDDDYLHLLTARGEELVALHHDLLPLDRLDLGADGVLCRLTPYYASVPAGGELTLTATVRNPWPDKAVATIEPVVPPGWRREPGPVTLRLPGGGMEQVHLRLGADVVPRRRVRLAVDLTIGDLRLGQHAEALVDVVGEGIR; the protein is encoded by the coding sequence GTGACCGAAGTTGTCCCCGGTGTGTTCCGCATAGCGGACACCTGCAACGTCTACGTCATCGCCGCTCCCGTCGGCGGGGAGGAGCGCACGGGGATCGCCGTCGACTTCGGTTCGGGCCGCGTGCTGGACCTCCTCGACGAGCTCGGCCTCGACCGTCTCACCGACGTCCTGATGACGCACCACCACCGTGACCAGGCGCAAGGACTGCACCGGGCCGTCGAGGCGGGCGTGCGGGTCCACGTGCCGCCCGTCGAGCGCGAGCTGTTCGAGCGGGTCGACGAGATGTGGGCGGGCCGGCAGCTCAGCAACGACTACGACCTGCGCGACGACCGGTTCTCGCTGCTCGACCCGGTGCCGGTCGACGGCGTCGTGCCCGAATACCGGACGGCGAACTACGGCGGGATAGACGTACGGGTCCTGCCCACCCCGGGACACACCCCCGGCTCCGTGACGTACATCGTCGGGCAGGTCGCGTTCACCGGTGATCTGATCTACGCCCCGGGAAAGGTGTGGTCGCTGGCGGCCACCCAGTGGTCGTACACCGAGAACGAGGGCCCCGCCATGGTCATCCTGAGCTCCGAGCTGCTCCGGCGGGAGGAGGTCGGCGTGTTACTGCCGTCGCACGGCGAGCCGATGACCGACCCGCAGGACGCCCTCGAGCGGCTCTCCACCGCCATGCAGCGCTACGTCGACTTCCGCCGCCCCCACCCCTGGGACGTCAAGGGACTCCTGGCCAACCCCTTCGTCCAGGTGACCTCCCACCTGCTCATGAACAGGAGCAGCCAGTCCTACAGCTACGTGCTGCTGTCGGAGTCCGGCGCGGCCATGGTGTTCGACTTCGGGTACGACATGACCACCGGCCTGGTGCACAACACCTCCCGCGCGGCCCGCCGCCCCTGGCTGGCCTCCCTGCCCGCCCTGCGCGAGCACTACGGCGTCACGAGCGTCGAGGTCGCCCTGCCCACCCATTACCACGACGACCACGTGGCGGGCATGCCGCTGCTGCGCGACGTCGAGGGCACCGAGATCTGGGCGCCCGCCCACATCGCCCCCATCCTGGCCACGCCGCTCCACCACGACCTGCCGTGCCAGTGGTTCGAGCCCATCCCGGCCGACCGGGTGCTCGGCCTGGGCGAGACGGTGCGCTGGCGCGAGTACGAGATCACCGTGCACGACCTGCCGGGGCACACGTTGTTCGCGGCGGCGTACGAGTTCGAGGTGGACGGGCACCGGGTGCTCGTCACCGGCGATCAGCAGGACGGGATGGGCATCCCGGACGAACGCCAGGAGATCCTGAATTTTCAGTACAAGAACAGGTTCCAGATCGAGGACTACCGGAAGAGCGCCGCGCTCTACCGCCGCCTGCGCCCGGACCTGATGGTCAGCGGCCACTGGCGGCCCCGCTGGGTGGACGACGACTACCTGCACCTGCTGACCGCGCGCGGCGAGGAGCTGGTCGCGCTCCACCACGACCTGCTCCCGCTCGATCGGCTCGACCTGGGGGCCGACGGCGTGCTGTGCCGCCTGACGCCCTACTACGCGAGCGTCCCGGCAGGCGGCGAGCTCACGCTGACGGCCACCGTGCGCAACCCGTGGCCGGACAAGGCCGTGGCCACCATCGAGCCGGTCGTCCCGCCGGGCTGGCGCCGCGAACCAGGCCCTGTGACGCTAAGGCTGCCCGGAGGGGGTATGGAGCAGGTACATCTCCGTCTTGGCGCGGACGTCGTGCCGCGACGCCGCGTTCGCCTCGCAGTCGACTTGACCATCGGCGATCTGCGCCTCGGGCAGCACGCGGAGGCGCTGGTCGACGTGGTCGGGGAAGGGATTCGATGA
- a CDS encoding beta-N-acetylhexosaminidase family protein, protein MDPLDWIVPLPKKAALGPSHVDLTRCRIQGAPAATTALTALRTALTPAPDTGSVVIEVRIDAGAELPPEGYTLTAGEAGVVIVGADPGGAFYGAQTLLALLATPCDEHRACVPESDVRDWPDLPLRGTIEGFYGTPWTHADRMEHLRFSARHKLNAYVYAPKDDPFHRERWREPYPAEELARLGELVAEAAAQHVRFVFALSPGLSMVYSDPAERAALRAKAEQVWEVGVREFALLFDDIPPELRHEPDREAFGTEEGASARAHAAVCRDFAGRFLAPRGADRPLTMVPTDYAGTGRTPYRDLLSEELPQDVLVWWTGSDIVVGEITAYDMTAAAASYGHRVTLWDNFPVNDFDPSRVFLGPLAGRATDLDSVPLEGITANPMVEAAASRLALTTVADYAWHLAAYDPARSHRRAVRLLPGAAELLPLVEACSSWPPGDDQSPALTALCAAALEGTAQPLRAELTRLASLPTDVPGPFAAELAPWVSAAKDVAAAGLAALDLLAETPPSPDGGRTAVERALERAEAHKANVLRGVIPPFVRAVLDRRATTSPPRDGGPLR, encoded by the coding sequence ATGGATCCCCTGGACTGGATCGTTCCCCTTCCCAAGAAGGCCGCCCTCGGCCCCTCGCACGTCGATCTGACCAGGTGCCGCATCCAGGGCGCCCCCGCCGCGACCACCGCCCTGACCGCCTTGCGCACCGCCCTCACCCCGGCCCCCGACACCGGGAGCGTGGTCATCGAGGTGCGGATCGACGCCGGGGCCGAGCTGCCGCCGGAGGGCTACACGCTGACCGCCGGCGAGGCCGGCGTGGTGATCGTCGGGGCGGACCCCGGCGGCGCGTTCTACGGGGCGCAGACGCTGCTCGCCCTCTTGGCGACCCCCTGCGACGAGCACCGGGCGTGCGTGCCGGAGTCCGATGTGCGCGACTGGCCCGACCTGCCGCTCCGGGGCACCATCGAGGGCTTCTACGGCACCCCGTGGACGCACGCCGACCGCATGGAACACCTGCGCTTCTCCGCCAGGCACAAGCTCAACGCCTACGTGTACGCCCCCAAGGACGACCCGTTCCACCGGGAGCGGTGGCGGGAGCCGTACCCGGCGGAGGAGCTGGCGAGGCTGGGCGAGCTGGTCGCGGAGGCGGCGGCGCAGCACGTGAGGTTCGTGTTCGCGCTGAGCCCGGGCCTGTCGATGGTCTACAGCGACCCGGCCGAGCGGGCGGCGCTGCGGGCCAAGGCTGAGCAGGTGTGGGAGGTGGGCGTGCGGGAGTTCGCGCTGCTCTTCGACGACATCCCACCCGAGCTGCGGCACGAGCCCGACCGGGAGGCGTTCGGCACGGAGGAGGGGGCGAGCGCGCGGGCTCACGCGGCCGTCTGCCGGGACTTCGCCGGCCGCTTCCTCGCGCCGCGCGGCGCGGACCGGCCGCTGACCATGGTGCCCACCGACTACGCCGGGACCGGGCGGACGCCCTATCGCGACCTGCTGTCGGAGGAGCTGCCGCAGGACGTGCTGGTCTGGTGGACCGGGTCCGACATCGTGGTGGGCGAGATCACGGCGTACGACATGACCGCCGCGGCCGCCTCCTACGGGCACCGCGTCACCCTGTGGGACAACTTCCCGGTCAACGACTTCGACCCCTCCCGGGTCTTCCTCGGGCCGCTGGCCGGGCGGGCGACCGACCTGGACTCCGTGCCGCTGGAGGGCATCACGGCCAACCCGATGGTGGAGGCGGCGGCCTCCCGGCTGGCGCTGACGACGGTGGCCGACTACGCGTGGCACCTGGCGGCCTACGATCCGGCCCGCTCGCACCGGCGGGCGGTGCGGCTGCTGCCCGGCGCGGCCGAGCTGCTGCCGCTGGTGGAGGCCTGCTCGTCGTGGCCGCCCGGCGACGACCAGAGCCCGGCCCTGACCGCCCTGTGCGCCGCCGCCCTGGAGGGAACGGCGCAACCGCTCCGAGCCGAGCTGACCCGCCTGGCGAGCCTGCCCACGGACGTCCCCGGCCCGTTCGCCGCGGAGCTGGCCCCGTGGGTGTCGGCCGCCAAGGACGTGGCCGCCGCGGGCCTGGCGGCCCTCGACCTGCTCGCCGAGACGCCGCCCTCCCCGGACGGCGGGCGGACCGCCGTCGAGCGGGCCCTCGAGCGGGCCGAGGCGCACAAGGCGAACGTGCTGCGCGGCGTCATCCCGCCGTTCGTGCGAGCGGTGCTGGACCGCCGGGCCACCACCAGTCCGCCACGCGACGGAGGTCCTCTCCGCTGA